The DNA segment CAAAGGTGGTGAAGGAGATGAAGTCCGTTGCGGAGGAAGACGCACTGCGGAAGTTGCTGACCTCGGACGAAGAttcggaggaggaggaaaagaaatCGGAGGAGGATGAGGAAAAGGAGGACGAGAAGAATGGCAAATCGAAGGAGAAGGACAAGGACGGCAAGGAAAAGGAAGGTAAagagagcaagaagaagaagaaagcaaagaagaacaagagcAAAAAGTCGGAATCGGACAAAAAGGACTCGTCCAGCGATTTCAGCTCGGACAGTTCGGATTCCGATACGGCCAGTGCGAAGAAAAAGCCGAAAGACAAGAAGAGCAAGGAAGGCGTTGGGTCGAATTTGTCCAGCGCAAACAATTCGCGCTCGGCCTCGCCCAGCGTGAGCCAGTTCGATTCGAACAAGCGCAAAATGACCGGCTCCAATATGCCGACGACGGATCTGACCGGATCGGATAATAGCAACAGTCCCGTCTCTACGCCAGCTAAAAAGGTTAAGACGGAAATTACGCCATCCCTTCCGCCCACATTCGCTGGCATCGTTAATGCCACAAGCAAAGAGTAAGTGTTACGAATTAGCCAGATTACGGAGGGGAATCTGTTTTCTCATATTTacgttgttttttctctctctctctctctttccacaGTGATTATGGCATAACCGAGGAAGCGGTCCGGCGGTACTTGATGCGCAAACCGATGACCACGACGGAACTACTGACCAAGTTCAAGAACAAGAAGACGGGTGTGTCGAGTGAGAAGCTGGTCGAAACCATGACCCAAATACTGAAACGCATCAATCCGGTCAAACAGACCATACAGGGCAAAATGTATCTCAGCATAAAGGTGCCGAAATGAGCGCAAAAAAGATTAACATTGAGGACTGGCGAAACGCATCGTAAGCACTTGCAGTAATTTTAAAGCAggaaatttaaacaaataaactttTGGTTCTTACAAATAGGaaagtttgtgtgtttttatataCCTTACATACATAAACCTAGAGACGGTGTGTGACGGACCTACTTTCTTAGCTCTTCCGTGCTGATGTTGTACTTGGCCTTCATTTGGTCCAGCTCGTCTTGCTTTTTATCCACATCCAGCTGCTTGAACGCCTTCGTCGATTGGTAGTAAAGCACCACCAGGTACCGGTTACAGACGTTGAATCCCGACAGATGGTCTCGGGCgtttttcgcatcaaaaatgTCTTCATACACCACGAAGGCGGTACCGCGAGTTTCAGGCGTGTTGCCTCTGCAAAGGATAGAGATTGCAAAATTACTTCCACTGCTTTGAGGTATGGCATGCGTCGAATTTACTTACACTCGAATTTGTCGAATTGCCCCGTATTTGCCGAAAATATCGTACATTTCATCCGACGTGATCTTGTACGGAAGGTTTCGCACGTAAAGGACCCGGTTCACTTCCGGCGGTAAGCGTACCTACAGTAAAGGACATAAACATCAATCCACAACTCTTACCAATTGATTGCATCGGATGTCTAGACTTACATTGTTTCTTTTCTGCATGGAAAGTGCCATTTTGATAAggtttttaatggatttatgtGTACTTTTAGTGAATTTCTAGCACGAGAGcgatttgtgtatgttttaatTTGGCAAACGCTTTGACAGTTGATTGTTTACCTCAAATTCCATTTCGTGTTTATGATCGAATGTGGAAGAATCCATATCCATAACGGTTGTTTCGGAAGAAATAAAATGCCCGTAATTTTAATCTACTTATTTATTGGTAAGATGAAAAAAATTGCTCAAGTACAAATTTTGATTGCCTTCATTAACAATGCattttttagtttaatgaaaaaaagttaaacaaacCATGCAACATGTTGTGGCCCGCGCGATCTACCACCGTGATGTGTTGTCATTGTGAAACGTCAAATTagccagaaaaaaaataacatcaccCATCTGTGTGCTATCTGCTTTTGCTTCGTAAACTGCTGCAGAAAAAGTGAGGAAAACTATTAAAAGATGTGCTCGGGCGTGCTATTAAAAACTCATTAGCTTCTGGACGGGTTTGGTGAACGTTTGCTCACTGCCAGCCGACTCAACCGTGCGCGCCTCGAGCGCAAGACAGCAGCAAAATGTTTCGCAGCCGTAGCTGGTTCGGGGGAGGATGGAACCGTCCGAAGAATCGCCTATCACTTGATCATCTGAAATATTTGTATAGCGTGCTGGAGCGTAACACGACCGTGTCCGAAAGCAACCGCGGCCTGCTGGTGGAATCGCTACGGTCCATAGCAGAAATTCTAATCTGGGGCGATCAAAATGATTCCTCCGTA comes from the Anopheles coluzzii chromosome 2, AcolN3, whole genome shotgun sequence genome and includes:
- the LOC120952497 gene encoding splicing factor 3B subunit 6; translation: MALSMQKRNNVRLPPEVNRVLYVRNLPYKITSDEMYDIFGKYGAIRQIRVGNTPETRGTAFVVYEDIFDAKNARDHLSGFNVCNRYLVVLYYQSTKAFKQLDVDKKQDELDQMKAKYNISTEELRK